The Raphanus sativus cultivar WK10039 chromosome 2, ASM80110v3, whole genome shotgun sequence genome includes a region encoding these proteins:
- the LOC108840641 gene encoding metal-nicotianamine transporter YSL3-like has protein sequence MRSSLMVEKDARNEEEREEIDDLEETQNEADDFNSIPPWKSQITFRGIVASLIIGIIYSVIVMKLNLTTGLVPTLNVSAALTAFVFLRGWTKLLTKAGIVTKPFTKQENTVVQTCAVACYSVTIGGGFGSYLLGLNTRTYEQSGIHTEGNNPGSTKEPGIGWMTGFLFFTCFVGLLALVPLRKIMIIDYKLTYPSGTATAVLINGFHTSKGNKIAKKQVFEFVKYFSFSFIWAFFQWFFTGTNGTDCGFIQFPTFGLQAWKNSFYFDFSMTYIGAGMICSHIVNLSLLFGAVLSWGIMWPLIRGLSGEWYPSTIPQSSMKSLSGYKVFVSISLILGDGLYHFIKILVFTARNICSKLKNRHSGKSNSDKDKQSITDLKRDEIFVRDSIPLWVAAAGYAAFSVVAIIAIPMMFPELKWYFIVVAYMIAPSLGFCNAYGAGLTDMNMAYNYGKVALFILAAMAGKQNGVVAGLVGCGLIKSIVSISSDLMHDFKTGHLTLTSPRSMLVSQAIGTGIGCVVAPLSFFLFYKAFDVGNPEGEYKAPYALVYRNMAILGVEGFSALPQHCLQLCYGFFAFAVAANVIRDLSPEKVGKWVPLPMAMAVPFLVGGYFAVDMCVGSLIVFVWNVRDRVKAGLMVPAVASGLICGDGLWILPSSVLALAGVKPPICMRFVPSK, from the exons ATGAGGAGCTCTTTGATGGTGGAGAAAGATGCAAGAAatgaagaggagagagaagaaatAGATGACTTGGAAGAGACGCAAAACGAAGCAGATGATTTCAACTCAATTCCTCCCTGGAAGAGCCAAATCACTTTCAGAGGAATCGTCGCAAGCTTGATCATTGGTATTATCTACAGTGTAATCGTGATGAAGCTAAACCTAACCACAGGTTTGGTCCCGACTCTAAACGTCTCGGCGGCACTTACAGCATTTGTGTTCCTTAGAGGCTGGACAAAGCTACTCACAAAGGCAGGGATTGTGACTAAACCTTTCACTAAACAAGAGAACACTGTGGTGCAAACTTGTGCTGTTGCTTGTTACAGCGTTACAATAGGAG GTGGTTTTGGATCGTACCTTCTTGGTTTAAACACAAGGACTTATGAACAGTCAGGAATTCACACTGAAGGGAATAATCCGGGAAGCACAAAAGAGCCAGGGATCGGTTGGATGACCGGTTTCTTGTTCTTTACTTGCTTTGTTGGTCTTTTGGCATTGGTTCCTCTAAGAAAG atcatgatcaTAGACTACAAGCTGACATATCCGAGTGGAACAGCCACCGCGGTTCTAATCAACGGTTTCCACACTTCTAAAGGCAATAAAATAGCCAA GAAGCAAGTGTTTGAGTTTGTGAAGTACTTCTCGTTTAGCTTTATATGGGCTTTCTTTCAGTGGTTCTTCACTGGAACCAATGGTACAGATTGCGGATTCATTCAGTTTCCAACTTTTGGATTACAAGCTTGGAAAAACTC ATTCTACTTCGACTTTAGCATGACATACATTGGAGCAGGAATGATCTGTTCCCACATTGTTAACTTATCTTTGCTTTTCGGTGCGGTTCTGTCTTGGGGAATCATGTGGCCTCTCATTAGAGGTCTTAGCGGAGAATGGTACCCATCTACTATTCCTCAAAGCAGCATGAAGAGTCTCAGTGGTTACAAG GTGTTTGTATCTATCTCATTGATCCTCGGAGACGGGCTTTACCATTTCATCAAGATTCTTGTGTTCACAGCAAGAAACATATGCTCCAAGTTAAAGAATCGCCACTCTGGCAAATCTA ATTCGGACAAAGATAAACAATCTATTACAGATCTCAAAAGAGATGAGATCTTTGTCAGAGACAGCATTCCTCTATGGGTTGCAGCAGCTGGATACGCAGCTTTCTCTGTTGTCGCCATCATTGCCATCCCTATGATGTTTCCCGAGCTCAAGTGGTACTTCATTGTCGTAGCTTACATGATAGCTCCATCTCTAGGTTTCTGTAACGCCTACGGAGCAGGACTTACGGACATGAACATGGCTTATAACTATGGTAAAGTCGCTTTGTTCATCTTAGCCGCTATGGCCGGGAAACAAAACGGTGTAGTCGCGGGACTTGTCGGATGCGGGTTGATAAAATCCATAGTCTCGATCTCTTCTGACCTAATGCACGATTTCAAGACGGGACACTTGACGCTGACTTCGCCCCGGTCGATGCTTGTGAGCCAAGCAATCGGGACGGGGATAGGCTGCGTCGTGGCTCCTCTCTCGTTCTTTCTGTTTTACAAAGCCTTCGACGTGGGGAACCCTGAGGGAGAGTATAAAGCTCCCTACGCTTTGGTTTACAGAAACATGGCGATTCTTGGGGTTGAAGGTTTCTCTGCTTTGCCTCAGCATTGTCTACAGCTTTGCTATGGGTTCTTCGCTTTCGCGGTGGCGGCGAACGTCATTAGGGATCTGTCGCCGGAGAAGGTTGGGAAGTGGGTCCCGCTGCCGATGGCTATGGCGGTGCCGTTTCTCGTCGGAGGGTACTTTGCTGTAGATATGTGTGTTGGGAGTTTGATAGTGTTTGTGTGGAACGTGAGGGATCGAGTTAAAGCCGGTTTGATGGTACCGGCGGTTGCTTCCGGTTTGATATGTGGAGATGGTCTTTGGATTTTGCCGTCGTCTGTTCTTGCTTTGGCCGGAGTGAAACCTCCGATATGCATGAGGTTCGTGCCGAGTAAATAG
- the LOC108840215 gene encoding uncharacterized protein LOC108840215, translated as MGNAESWGPRGICSTKCLREAWFIGIRLLLGGYNVPRRVREVIAHLACRLSRWDYRLFRKSIFGAADEIELKFMNRRNHEDVNLFSIILNQEIRKLSRQVIRVKWSLHAREEIIFKLVQHLRENVARQLLEGLRKNTREMLEEQEAVCGRLFTIQDVMQSSVRAWLQVFRENTKLLDNGRAA; from the exons ATGGGAAATGCGGAGAGTTGGGGACCGCGAGGTAtctgttcgacgaaatgccttAGAGAAGCTTGGTTTATTGGAATTCGATTATTACTGG GAGGTTATAATGTACCAAGAAGGGTTCGTGAAGTAATAGCACACTTGGCTTGCCGTCTTTCTCGATGGGATTATAG GCTATTCCGTAAATCCATATTTGGTGCAGCCGATGAAATTGAACTGAAGTTTATGAACAG GAGAAACCATGAGGATGTAAATCTCTTCAGTATCATTCTCAACCAAGAGATTAGAAAATTATCAAGACAG GTCATCAGAGTGAAGTGGTCACTACACGCAAGAGAGGAGATAATCTTTAAGCTAGTCCAGCACCTGAGGGAAAACGTAGCTCGCCAATTGCTGGAAGGTTTGAGGAAAAACACAAGGGAAATGCTGGAGGAACAAGAAGCAGTCTGTGGACGTCTATTTACAATTCAAGATGTCATGCAAAGTAGTGTCCGTGCTTGGTTACAG GTATTTCGAGAGAACACCAAACTGCTAGACAATGGTCGAGCTGCTTAA